One stretch of Nocardia mangyaensis DNA includes these proteins:
- a CDS encoding type III PLP-dependent enzyme, protein MPESPYLVLDPEQVRANYRALADAVSAPRSRDTRIRYAVKAAPVDELLTLLDTEGAEFDVASIGEIDQCLRLGIDAGALCYGNPIKKSAHIARAFALGVRRYAFDTEDDLARIAEHAPGTEVECRFLSAAPESRTPFGTKFGCAPREATRLLVRARDLGLTVAGPYFHVGSQQLDPTAWRIGIEQAGQIVSTLADKGIRVPAVNVGGGLPISYAEDAPSLGEIAAAMTDAAARFLPENTALVVEPGRALVGNAGTIHAEVVGVRFAPDGRRWVYLDIGRYNGMAETENEYIAYRFVTDRDGDPVGEAVVAGPTCDGDDVLYQRTRVLLPTTLRAGDRIQILHTGAYTASYSSVSFNGFPPLTVHVSGAERE, encoded by the coding sequence ATGCCCGAATCCCCGTACCTTGTCCTCGACCCCGAACAGGTACGTGCCAACTACCGAGCTCTCGCCGACGCCGTGTCGGCACCCCGGTCTCGCGACACCCGGATCAGGTACGCGGTGAAGGCGGCGCCGGTCGACGAACTGCTCACCCTGCTCGACACCGAGGGCGCGGAGTTCGACGTCGCCAGCATCGGTGAGATCGACCAGTGCCTGCGCCTCGGCATCGACGCGGGCGCGCTCTGCTATGGCAACCCGATCAAGAAGAGCGCCCACATCGCGCGCGCCTTCGCCCTCGGTGTGCGCCGCTACGCCTTCGACACCGAGGACGATCTGGCGCGCATCGCCGAGCACGCGCCCGGCACCGAGGTCGAGTGCCGGTTCCTGTCGGCGGCGCCGGAGTCACGCACCCCGTTCGGCACCAAGTTCGGCTGTGCGCCGCGCGAGGCGACGCGGCTGCTCGTGCGCGCCCGCGATCTGGGCCTGACGGTGGCGGGCCCGTACTTCCACGTCGGCTCCCAGCAGCTCGATCCGACCGCCTGGCGGATCGGTATCGAGCAGGCGGGCCAGATCGTCTCGACGTTGGCGGACAAGGGCATTCGCGTGCCCGCGGTCAATGTCGGTGGCGGACTGCCGATCTCCTACGCCGAGGACGCTCCCTCGCTCGGTGAGATCGCCGCCGCGATGACCGACGCCGCCGCGCGATTCCTGCCCGAGAACACCGCGCTGGTCGTCGAACCCGGCCGTGCGCTGGTGGGTAACGCGGGCACCATCCACGCCGAGGTCGTCGGCGTTCGATTCGCGCCGGACGGCCGGCGCTGGGTGTATCTCGACATCGGCCGATACAACGGTATGGCCGAGACGGAGAACGAGTACATCGCCTATCGATTCGTCACCGATCGCGACGGCGATCCGGTCGGCGAAGCGGTGGTCGCGGGTCCGACCTGCGACGGAGACGATGTACTGTATCAACGCACGCGAGTCCTTCTGCCGACCACGTTGCGAGCCGGTGACCGGATCCAGATCCTGCACACCGGCGCCTATACCGCGAGTTATTCGTCGGTGTCCTTCAATGGTTTTCCGCCCTTGACCGTTCATGTCTCGGGCGCTGAGCGAGAGTGA
- a CDS encoding tautomerase family protein — protein sequence MPFVNIKVTDEGVTPEQKSRLIKGVTDLLHDVLGKDPDSTFVVIDEVPLTDWGVGGVNVAEYRARRAALG from the coding sequence ATGCCGTTTGTCAACATCAAGGTCACCGACGAAGGGGTCACCCCGGAGCAGAAGAGCCGGCTCATCAAGGGCGTCACGGATCTGCTCCACGACGTTCTCGGCAAGGATCCCGACAGCACCTTCGTCGTGATCGATGAAGTGCCGCTGACGGATTGGGGTGTGGGCGGAGTGAACGTCGCCGAGTATCGCGCCCGCCGCGCCGCGCTCGGCTGA
- a CDS encoding biotin transporter BioY: MSAVPEVEKSPKAKSPATGFTARDMAQIAVFAALIAAMGLPGAITVGFSGVPITLQTLGVILTGAVLGARKGTAAVAVFIALTLIGLPLLSGGRTGLTALASPTAGYLIGWIPATLVIGWLTARILPKYPIVLGLLINALGGVVIIYLFGTVGLLVRADLGLWAAISTNFAFVPGDLAKVVIATVVAKGVHRAYPGLIRG, from the coding sequence ATGTCTGCCGTGCCCGAAGTCGAGAAGTCCCCGAAGGCCAAGTCCCCGGCGACCGGGTTCACCGCCAGGGACATGGCCCAGATCGCGGTGTTCGCGGCCTTGATCGCGGCCATGGGGCTGCCGGGGGCGATCACGGTCGGGTTCAGCGGCGTGCCGATCACCCTGCAGACGCTCGGCGTGATCCTCACCGGCGCGGTCCTCGGCGCGCGCAAGGGTACCGCCGCGGTAGCGGTGTTCATCGCGCTGACCCTGATCGGACTGCCGCTGCTCTCGGGTGGGCGCACCGGTCTGACCGCGCTGGCCTCGCCGACGGCCGGTTATCTGATCGGCTGGATTCCCGCGACGCTGGTGATCGGCTGGCTGACCGCCAGGATCCTGCCGAAGTACCCGATCGTGCTCGGCCTGTTGATCAACGCTCTCGGTGGTGTGGTGATCATCTACCTGTTCGGCACCGTCGGCCTGCTCGTGCGCGCCGATCTCGGCCTGTGGGCGGCCATCTCGACCAACTTCGCGTTCGTGCCCGGCGATCTGGCCAAGGTCGTGATCGCCACGGTCGTGGCCAAAGGCGTGCACCGCGCCTATCCCGGGTTGATCCGTGGCTGA
- a CDS encoding helix-turn-helix transcriptional regulator: MIAAIYSAGTDADRWDGVIHEITEAFGAVHGILVIAEPATDRFAVKTAGHDAPTPITVHLSRVAELVHHLPTGLAATSDDLFAAREQCGAPADRASANGLANSFLVRLSDDVPCSFLCLTMADHAAIAGHSVGLALLRVLVPHLHRALCSRSELIELSQERAMALATLEQTPYGIMIITADAALVFANSMATDITSRADGLAVDAFGYLHAAPTTTHHRLRRLIESAASSERVSGNVAVPRASGGRPLIVRITSLDGDAGTGPWQRSALALVIDPEHDPDPDPAVLHEVYGLTEAETTVAMAVLRGDGLPAVADQLSVSVYTARTHLQHIFAKTHTHRQAELVRLLLTSAVAAP; encoded by the coding sequence ATGATCGCCGCGATCTACAGCGCCGGCACCGACGCGGACCGATGGGATGGGGTGATCCACGAGATCACCGAGGCTTTCGGTGCGGTGCACGGCATTCTCGTCATCGCCGAACCCGCCACCGACCGGTTCGCGGTCAAGACCGCCGGTCACGATGCCCCCACGCCGATCACGGTCCACTTGAGCCGGGTCGCCGAGCTCGTCCACCACCTGCCCACCGGGCTGGCCGCGACCAGCGACGATCTGTTCGCCGCGCGGGAGCAGTGCGGCGCGCCCGCCGACCGGGCGAGTGCCAACGGCCTGGCCAACAGCTTCCTGGTCCGGCTCAGCGACGATGTGCCGTGCTCGTTCCTCTGTCTGACCATGGCCGACCACGCCGCGATCGCCGGACATTCGGTGGGCCTGGCGCTGTTGCGCGTGCTCGTGCCGCACCTGCACCGTGCCCTGTGTTCCCGCTCGGAGTTGATCGAGTTGTCCCAGGAGCGGGCCATGGCGCTGGCGACACTGGAACAGACGCCCTACGGCATCATGATCATCACCGCCGACGCCGCCCTCGTGTTCGCCAACTCCATGGCCACGGACATCACCTCACGGGCCGACGGGCTGGCGGTCGATGCTTTCGGGTACCTGCACGCCGCCCCTACGACGACACACCATCGGTTGCGCCGCCTCATCGAGAGCGCGGCCAGCTCCGAGCGCGTCAGCGGCAATGTGGCCGTGCCGCGCGCGTCCGGCGGCCGGCCACTGATCGTGCGGATCACCTCACTCGACGGCGACGCCGGCACCGGGCCCTGGCAGCGATCGGCGCTGGCGCTGGTCATCGATCCAGAACACGACCCGGACCCGGATCCGGCTGTGCTGCACGAGGTGTACGGGTTGACCGAGGCCGAGACGACGGTCGCCATGGCCGTCCTGCGCGGCGACGGTCTCCCGGCGGTCGCCGATCAACTCTCTGTCTCGGTGTACACCGCACGCACGCACCTGCAGCACATCTTCGCCAAGACGCACACGCACCGCCAAGCCGAGTTGGTACGGCTGCTGCTGACCAGCGCGGTCGCCGCGCCGTGA
- a CDS encoding energy-coupling factor transporter transmembrane component T family protein, whose translation MIGLYCPGDSLLHRLPAGVKLALLLASIVAMTVFVRSPLGIAVVAVAVAGLFALARISWRVAVAQLRPVLWMTVIIAVFQLLTTSVERAVVVCGALVISVALAALVTVTTRVTAMLDALTRALRPLRGIGVDPERVGVLLALAIRCVPLLAGIVHDVAQARRARGVSWSATALVTPVLVRALRTADAMGEALAARGVDDD comes from the coding sequence ATGATCGGGCTGTACTGCCCCGGCGACTCGCTGCTGCACCGGCTGCCCGCGGGCGTGAAACTGGCACTGCTGCTGGCCTCGATCGTCGCGATGACCGTGTTCGTGCGCAGTCCGCTCGGCATCGCCGTCGTCGCGGTGGCGGTGGCCGGGCTGTTCGCGCTGGCGCGCATCTCCTGGCGGGTGGCGGTGGCCCAGCTGCGCCCCGTGCTGTGGATGACGGTGATCATCGCGGTCTTCCAGCTGCTCACCACATCGGTCGAGCGCGCGGTGGTGGTGTGCGGGGCCCTGGTGATCTCGGTGGCACTCGCGGCGCTGGTGACCGTGACGACTCGGGTCACCGCGATGCTCGACGCGCTCACCCGCGCGTTGCGCCCCCTACGCGGTATCGGCGTCGACCCGGAGCGGGTGGGCGTGCTGCTGGCGCTGGCCATTCGGTGTGTGCCGCTGCTGGCGGGCATCGTGCACGATGTCGCCCAGGCGCGGCGGGCGCGCGGGGTCTCCTGGTCGGCGACCGCCCTGGTCACGCCGGTGCTGGTGCGCGCGTTGCGGACCGCCGACGCGATGGGGGAGGCGTTGGCCGCGCGCGGCGTCGACGACGACTGA
- the speD gene encoding adenosylmethionine decarboxylase yields MTAEFTGWHVLAEFGGVDTDLCDDLERLESALRESLVAAGVTICDVVHKKFEPQGVTVLALLSESHASIHTYPESGDIFVDVFTCGTIGAGATKAVDLLRDKLSPKEVRTKVVQRGHGAEKIYEPVGEGLTRIWDLHEVIVDTNTPFQHMVIARTDQGISLFSDDDRQSTEFSQLTYHEAMMVPAFVLAEKLDRVLIIGSGEGVASQMSVAAGATLVDHVDIDQREVELCARHLPYGYTPEELAAAVAGEGPIRVHYADGWDFLAKAQQAGTRYDVIVIDLPDERVEDAQHNRLYESEFLSRCRALLAPGGVLSAQAGCATLWRNETLKRSWGRFNAQFTTVVPYGSDEHEWTFLFGLNEKIDDPVRGMTDRLALLPYRAETIDARALERGAIEPYALRR; encoded by the coding sequence ATGACGGCGGAATTCACCGGTTGGCACGTGCTGGCCGAGTTCGGTGGTGTCGACACAGACCTGTGTGACGATCTCGAACGACTCGAATCGGCGTTGCGTGAGTCTCTGGTTGCCGCGGGCGTCACCATCTGCGATGTCGTTCACAAGAAGTTCGAACCGCAGGGGGTGACCGTCCTCGCGCTGTTGTCGGAGTCCCACGCCTCGATTCACACCTATCCGGAGTCCGGCGACATCTTCGTCGACGTCTTCACCTGCGGCACCATCGGTGCCGGCGCGACGAAAGCCGTGGACTTGCTGCGAGACAAGTTGTCTCCCAAGGAAGTTCGAACCAAGGTCGTCCAGCGCGGCCACGGCGCGGAGAAGATCTACGAACCGGTGGGCGAGGGCCTGACCCGGATCTGGGATCTGCACGAGGTGATCGTCGACACGAACACCCCGTTCCAGCACATGGTGATCGCGCGGACCGATCAGGGCATCTCCCTGTTCTCCGACGACGACCGCCAGTCCACCGAGTTCTCCCAGCTCACCTACCACGAGGCCATGATGGTCCCGGCGTTCGTGCTGGCCGAGAAACTGGACCGGGTGCTGATCATCGGCTCCGGCGAGGGTGTGGCCTCGCAGATGTCGGTGGCCGCGGGCGCCACCCTGGTCGACCATGTCGACATCGACCAGCGCGAGGTCGAACTGTGCGCGCGGCACCTGCCCTACGGGTACACCCCCGAGGAGTTGGCCGCCGCGGTCGCGGGCGAGGGCCCGATCCGCGTGCACTACGCCGACGGCTGGGACTTCCTGGCCAAGGCGCAGCAGGCAGGTACCCGCTATGACGTGATAGTCATCGATCTGCCCGACGAGCGCGTGGAGGACGCCCAGCACAACCGTCTCTACGAGTCGGAGTTCCTGTCCCGATGCCGGGCGCTGCTCGCCCCCGGCGGCGTGCTCTCGGCCCAGGCCGGGTGCGCGACCCTGTGGCGCAACGAGACACTGAAGCGCTCGTGGGGCCGGTTCAACGCCCAGTTCACCACGGTGGTGCCCTACGGCAGCGACGAGCACGAGTGGACCTTCCTGTTCGGCCTGAACGAGAAGATCGACGACCCGGTGCGCGGCATGACCGACCGCCTGGCCCTGCTCCCCTACCGCGCCGAGACCATCGACGCCCGCGCACTCGAGCGCGGCGCGATCGAACCGTACGCGCTGCGCCGCTGA
- a CDS encoding S1 family peptidase, with product MSVHRSSRGTPALRCESAPIARARRWWILAAALVLAWAGVGVAQAAPPVALGGGSGIVLGDGSVCTLTTIGTDGAGRTVGFTAGHCASPGAGVAAEADPDAGTLGTVDFVSNDLDYAVIVFDPGLVTPVSHVGSTSISGIGVPAQFPVIACKEGRTTGQTCGLVYGDVFDTATWTLTQICVIVGDSGAPVVVGSTLVAIVNGYIGVPCLGPQVGANFTTILDDVGARGGTGAGFIPV from the coding sequence ATGTCCGTACACAGGAGTAGCCGAGGCACTCCCGCGCTCCGGTGCGAGAGTGCCCCGATCGCGCGGGCGCGCCGGTGGTGGATTCTCGCCGCCGCGCTCGTCCTTGCCTGGGCGGGTGTCGGGGTCGCCCAGGCAGCGCCGCCGGTGGCACTCGGCGGCGGATCGGGCATCGTCCTGGGGGACGGCTCGGTGTGCACACTGACCACGATCGGCACCGATGGTGCCGGTCGGACGGTCGGATTCACCGCGGGGCACTGTGCGAGTCCCGGCGCGGGAGTGGCCGCCGAGGCCGATCCCGACGCGGGCACGCTCGGCACCGTCGACTTCGTGAGCAACGATCTCGACTACGCGGTCATCGTCTTCGATCCGGGTCTGGTCACTCCGGTCAGCCACGTCGGGTCGACATCCATCTCCGGGATCGGCGTTCCGGCGCAGTTCCCGGTCATCGCCTGCAAGGAGGGCAGAACCACCGGCCAGACCTGCGGATTGGTCTACGGCGACGTGTTCGACACCGCCACCTGGACCCTCACCCAGATCTGCGTGATCGTCGGTGACTCCGGCGCGCCGGTGGTCGTCGGATCGACCCTGGTGGCCATCGTCAACGGCTATATCGGCGTGCCGTGCCTGGGACCACAGGTGGGTGCCAACTTCACCACGATCCTCGACGACGTCGGCGCACGCGGCGGGACAGGAGCCGGCTTCATCCCGGTGTGA
- a CDS encoding SDR family NAD(P)-dependent oxidoreductase: MSTPKTVIVTGGSSGIGRDVARAFLARGDSVVLGGRDADRLADVAAELDAPTRLATVVGDIGSPATGSAYVRTALDRFGRVDVLINSAGVFGSTPFVDVTEADLDRYLGGNLKGTYFTTQAVVRHLLDQGAGGSIVNIGTVLIDHALTGLPASAALISKGGVHALTVSLAAELAPARIRVNAVAPGVIRTPLFGDGDVGSAADLALLARIGEVADTTAAVLYLADAEFVTGHILPVDGGFIAGRAA, encoded by the coding sequence ATGTCGACACCGAAGACGGTCATCGTGACCGGTGGCTCCAGCGGCATCGGTCGCGATGTCGCCCGCGCGTTCCTCGCCCGCGGCGACTCCGTCGTGCTCGGCGGGCGCGACGCCGACAGGCTCGCCGACGTCGCGGCCGAGCTCGACGCGCCCACCCGGCTGGCGACAGTTGTGGGCGACATCGGTTCGCCCGCAACGGGTTCGGCATACGTGCGCACCGCGCTGGATCGCTTCGGCCGGGTCGACGTGCTGATCAACAGCGCGGGCGTGTTCGGCTCGACCCCGTTCGTCGACGTCACCGAAGCCGACCTCGACCGCTACCTCGGCGGCAACCTCAAGGGCACCTACTTCACCACGCAGGCCGTGGTGCGCCACCTGCTCGACCAGGGCGCGGGCGGCAGCATCGTCAATATCGGTACCGTCTTGATCGACCACGCCCTGACCGGCCTGCCCGCCTCGGCGGCGCTGATCAGCAAGGGCGGCGTGCACGCGCTCACCGTCAGCCTGGCCGCCGAACTGGCGCCGGCGCGAATCCGGGTGAACGCCGTGGCGCCCGGCGTCATCCGCACTCCGCTGTTCGGCGACGGTGACGTGGGCTCGGCCGCCGACCTCGCCCTGCTGGCGCGCATCGGCGAGGTCGCCGACACCACGGCCGCGGTGCTGTACCTGGCCGACGCCGAATTCGTCACCGGCCACATTCTCCCCGTCGACGGCGGGTTCATCGCAGGTAGAGCGGCCTAG
- a CDS encoding DEAD/DEAH box helicase, whose amino-acid sequence MDLTDLLEIPGTDADALYESFAAWAAEQGTTLYPAQDEALMELASGSNVILATPTGSGKSLVAVGAHLFAMANGQRSYYTAPIKALVSEKFFALCEVFGAENVGMVTGDAAVNADAPIICATAEILANLALREGAAAEVGQVVMDEFHFYADPDRGWAWQVPIIELPRAQFLVMSATLGEVDFFATDLERRTGRSTAVVAGTERPVPLTFSYVRTPITETLEELVTTHQAPVYVVHFTQAAALERAQALTSVNLASRAEKDAIAAAIGEFRFATGFGKTLSRLIRHGIGVHHAGMLPKYRRLVEKLAQDGLLKVVCGTDTLGVGINVPIRTVLLTGLTKFDGVRTRRLKAREFHQIAGRAGRAGFDTMGTVVVQAPEHEVENARLIAKAGDDPKKQRKIQRRKPPEGFVSWSEETFDRLVVAQPEPMVSRFAVTNSLLLNVIARPGNCFVAMRHLLEDNHEPRPAQRRHILRAIRLYRALRDAGVVQQLSEPDATGRRARLTVDLQRDFALDQPLSPFALAAFELLDRENPTYTLDVVSLIEATLEDPRQLLMAQQHKARGAAVAEMKADGIEYEERMELLEEVTWPKPLAELIEPAFETYRAGHPWVSEFAPSPKSVVRDMIERAMTFAELISFYELARSEGVVLRYLADAYRALRRTVPDAARTEELGDITEWLGELIRQVDSSLLDEWEQLTNPGAETDTEQIAFGAESVRPISANERAFRVMVRNAMFRRVELASRRRWYDLDELSPGPDWAEDFAPYFDEYAAIGTGPDARGPQLFQVDKRPGFWHVRQVLDDPAGDHGWALTAIVDLEESDAAGEVVFDEVTVSAG is encoded by the coding sequence GTGGATCTGACCGACCTGCTGGAAATTCCCGGGACCGACGCCGACGCGCTCTACGAGTCGTTCGCGGCGTGGGCCGCCGAGCAGGGCACCACCCTGTATCCGGCGCAGGACGAGGCACTGATGGAGCTGGCCTCGGGGTCCAATGTCATCCTGGCCACCCCGACCGGATCCGGCAAGTCGCTGGTGGCGGTCGGCGCGCACCTGTTCGCGATGGCCAACGGGCAGCGCAGCTACTACACCGCACCGATCAAGGCGCTGGTGAGCGAGAAGTTCTTCGCGCTGTGTGAGGTGTTCGGCGCCGAGAACGTCGGGATGGTCACCGGAGACGCCGCGGTCAACGCCGATGCCCCGATCATCTGCGCCACCGCGGAGATCCTGGCGAATCTGGCGCTGCGCGAGGGCGCGGCCGCCGAGGTCGGGCAGGTGGTGATGGATGAGTTCCATTTCTACGCCGACCCCGACCGTGGCTGGGCGTGGCAGGTGCCGATCATCGAGTTGCCGCGCGCGCAATTCCTGGTGATGTCGGCGACGTTGGGCGAGGTGGACTTCTTCGCCACCGATCTCGAGCGCCGAACCGGTCGCTCGACCGCGGTCGTGGCGGGCACCGAACGCCCTGTCCCGCTGACGTTCTCCTACGTGCGCACCCCCATCACCGAGACCCTCGAAGAACTGGTGACCACCCATCAGGCGCCGGTCTATGTCGTGCACTTCACCCAGGCCGCTGCCCTGGAACGCGCCCAGGCGCTGACCAGCGTGAATCTGGCTTCCCGGGCGGAGAAGGATGCGATCGCCGCCGCCATCGGTGAGTTCCGGTTCGCTACCGGCTTCGGCAAGACGCTGTCGCGGCTGATCCGGCACGGCATCGGCGTACACCACGCGGGCATGCTGCCCAAATACCGCAGACTGGTGGAGAAGCTGGCCCAGGACGGCCTGCTGAAGGTGGTGTGCGGCACCGATACCCTCGGCGTCGGCATCAATGTGCCGATCCGCACGGTCTTGCTGACCGGCCTGACCAAGTTCGACGGCGTGCGCACCCGCAGGCTCAAGGCGCGCGAGTTCCATCAGATCGCCGGGCGTGCCGGTCGCGCGGGGTTCGACACCATGGGCACCGTCGTGGTGCAGGCACCCGAGCACGAGGTGGAGAACGCGCGGCTGATCGCCAAGGCGGGCGACGATCCGAAGAAGCAGCGAAAGATCCAGCGCCGCAAGCCACCCGAGGGTTTCGTGTCCTGGAGCGAGGAGACCTTCGACCGGCTGGTCGTCGCACAGCCCGAGCCGATGGTCTCGCGCTTCGCGGTCACCAATTCGCTGTTGCTCAACGTGATCGCCCGCCCCGGCAACTGTTTTGTCGCGATGCGCCATCTGCTCGAGGACAACCACGAGCCGCGCCCGGCCCAGCGCAGGCACATCCTGCGCGCCATCCGGCTCTACCGCGCGTTGCGCGATGCCGGTGTGGTGCAACAGCTCTCCGAGCCCGATGCCACTGGCCGCAGGGCCCGGCTCACCGTCGACCTGCAACGCGATTTCGCCCTCGATCAGCCACTCTCGCCCTTCGCGCTGGCCGCGTTCGAGCTGCTCGATCGCGAGAATCCCACCTACACACTCGATGTCGTCTCGCTGATCGAAGCCACGCTCGAGGACCCGCGCCAGTTGCTGATGGCCCAGCAGCACAAGGCCCGAGGCGCCGCGGTCGCCGAGATGAAGGCCGACGGGATCGAATACGAGGAGCGCATGGAGCTCCTGGAAGAGGTCACCTGGCCCAAGCCGTTGGCCGAGCTGATCGAACCCGCGTTCGAGACCTACCGGGCCGGGCATCCCTGGGTCTCGGAGTTCGCGCCCTCGCCGAAGTCGGTGGTGCGCGACATGATCGAACGCGCGATGACCTTCGCTGAGCTCATCTCGTTCTACGAACTGGCTCGCTCGGAAGGCGTGGTGCTGCGCTACCTCGCCGACGCCTACCGCGCACTGCGACGCACCGTGCCCGACGCCGCGCGCACCGAGGAACTCGGCGACATCACCGAATGGCTCGGCGAGCTGATCCGCCAGGTCGATTCGAGCCTGCTCGACGAATGGGAACAGCTCACCAATCCGGGCGCGGAAACCGATACCGAGCAGATCGCCTTCGGCGCGGAATCGGTGCGCCCGATCTCGGCCAACGAACGCGCCTTCCGGGTGATGGTGCGCAATGCCATGTTCCGGCGCGTCGAGCTGGCTTCCCGGCGGCGCTGGTACGACCTCGACGAACTGAGCCCGGGGCCGGACTGGGCCGAGGACTTCGCGCCCTATTTCGACGAGTACGCCGCGATCGGCACCGGCCCCGACGCGCGCGGCCCGCAGCTGTTCCAGGTGGACAAGCGCCCCGGCTTCTGGCACGTACGCCAGGTGCTCGACGACCCGGCGGGCGATCACGGCTGGGCGCTGACCGCGATCGTGGATCTGGAGGAGTCCGATGCCGCGGGCGAGGTGGTATTCGACGAGGTCACGGTGTCAGCGGGCTGA
- a CDS encoding TetR/AcrR family transcriptional regulator, which translates to MARPRRSDDTRALLIEEGAVGLLANGYHGTGIKQVLDKVGVPKGSFYNYFDSKESFAQAVIEHHSLCVQRNLAAAFASAPDPLSGVRAFFAVLTEDFVAADFTGGCLIANLGGELEGSEILRSALSAAWAAWRDGVADALRAAQEQGTVRTDIDAVDLADLLLESWEGAVIRMKIDRTVDPLDKCLHRLLDDYFRP; encoded by the coding sequence ATGGCACGACCACGGCGTAGCGACGACACGCGAGCCCTCCTCATCGAGGAGGGTGCGGTCGGCCTGCTCGCCAACGGCTATCACGGCACCGGCATCAAGCAGGTGCTCGACAAGGTCGGCGTGCCGAAGGGGTCGTTCTACAACTACTTCGACAGCAAGGAGAGCTTCGCGCAGGCGGTGATCGAGCATCACTCGCTGTGTGTGCAGCGAAATCTGGCCGCGGCCTTCGCCTCGGCGCCCGACCCGCTCAGCGGCGTGCGCGCGTTCTTCGCCGTGCTGACCGAGGATTTCGTCGCGGCCGATTTCACCGGCGGCTGCCTGATCGCCAACCTCGGCGGTGAACTGGAAGGCAGCGAGATCCTGCGCTCCGCGCTGTCGGCGGCGTGGGCGGCCTGGCGAGACGGAGTGGCGGACGCGCTGCGCGCCGCGCAGGAACAGGGCACGGTGCGCACCGATATCGATGCCGTCGACCTGGCCGACCTGCTGTTGGAATCGTGGGAGGGCGCGGTCATCCGGATGAAGATCGACCGGACGGTGGACCCGCTCGACAAGTGCCTGCATCGACTCCTGGACGACTACTTCCGTCCCTGA
- a CDS encoding energy-coupling factor ABC transporter ATP-binding protein — MSEIVVEGVGHHFGERTVLRAIDLRITERRVGFIGANGSGKSTLARMLNGLLKPSTGTVTVDGIDAARKGAQVRRKVGFVFTDPDTQIVMPTVAEDLAFSLRRSGLGKPEIAARVQRMLDRFGLAAHADHPAHLLSGGQKQLLAIGSALIREPEVIVADEPTTLLDLRNARRVSEALNSLDQQVIVVTHQLGLLDGFDRVVVLDEGRVVFDGAPADAVGAYRRLIE; from the coding sequence GTGAGCGAGATCGTCGTCGAAGGGGTGGGCCACCACTTCGGCGAGCGGACCGTGCTGCGCGCGATCGACCTGCGGATCACCGAGCGGCGGGTCGGGTTCATCGGCGCCAACGGCTCGGGCAAGTCGACCCTGGCGCGGATGCTGAACGGGCTGCTGAAGCCCTCGACCGGCACGGTGACCGTCGACGGGATCGACGCCGCCCGCAAGGGCGCGCAGGTGCGGCGCAAGGTCGGCTTCGTGTTCACCGACCCCGACACCCAGATCGTGATGCCGACCGTGGCCGAGGACCTCGCGTTCTCGCTGCGCCGCAGCGGGCTCGGCAAACCGGAGATCGCGGCCCGCGTCCAGCGGATGCTCGACCGCTTCGGCCTCGCCGCGCACGCCGACCATCCCGCGCACCTGCTCTCGGGCGGGCAGAAGCAGCTGCTCGCCATCGGCTCGGCGCTGATCCGCGAACCCGAGGTGATCGTCGCCGACGAGCCGACCACGCTGCTCGATCTGCGCAATGCGCGCCGGGTGTCGGAGGCGCTGAACTCCCTCGATCAGCAGGTCATCGTGGTGACCCACCAGCTCGGCCTGCTCGACGGCTTCGACCGGGTGGTGGTACTCGACGAGGGCCGCGTGGTGTTCGACGGGGCGCCGGCCGACGCGGTCGGCGCCTATCGTCGCCTGATCGAATGA